A region of the Cannabis sativa cultivar Pink pepper isolate KNU-18-1 chromosome 3, ASM2916894v1, whole genome shotgun sequence genome:
TTCTGATTTTCAGTACTCCTTTTCCTTATCTTCAGAATGAATATGAGTAAAACATGCAGAAATACTAAACCACCACCAATTAAAGCTAACCAGAACATGCTTCTATAGAAATTCTTCCACCTACAAAAAAAGATAAGTGTTATAGATAATGAAAGAAATTCTGAATTTGAGTGATCTTTTAAGCATAAACACTGATATTTTTGTGACTACATATTTCTTTAGTCTGTTATAGTGTATCTACATATATAAAGCAATAATTCCAAGAGTAACATACTCATTTGAGTCTTGAGGTTCTAAAAGATTTTCAGCTTCTGGTTTCATATTGGGGTTCTGCAATGACAAATGTACTCATCATTAATTTCCATTTCATACTAACAGAAGGTCAATAGGAACAAGAAAGGTTAGCATTTATACCTCAAAAAAGAATCTGTAGTCCATTGGCCCAAGAGGTAGCCCATACACTTGAGTAGTCATATTTGAATTATCTTTTTCTAGTTGCAGGCTTTGGAAACTTTCTGAGTCATAAATCTTGGAGATTAAGGAATCTGAGCCGGTAAAAGGACTAGAGCCCACCATTACAGGGCTGCTGTGCTCATTTTCCCAGGGGAGATCAAAATAGGGAATACTCCACTGTAAGCCTCTAGTAAATTCATAATACTCAACTGGCAACATAACCGCCAACCATCTAGAAAGTGCGAAAACCTGAATGTGGCAAGCAATTCtctgaaagaaagaaaaaacatatataaattactgatttagtttctattttaaaattataaggtTCAGTATCATACAAATAGATTTCTTGCGGGATAAGTTGTCAAAGAAGATGGTCCTTTAAATGTCCAAAACTTTTGAAGGCTTGCAGTTGAAAAGGTGAGAATCCCAGCCACAACTGATGTTGCCAAAAATGAAGCAGTTACAAGTGCGGAAATCACAGAAGATCCCAGAGGTACTGAATCTGTACAACGTGTTCACACGTAAAACTTCCAAGAAGAGTAACATCCTGGCAATATCTATCTTGGTACAGTTATTATAGTGCTATCAAGTGAAGTCAAATAATATTCTTACAGTGCTTCACTTCAAGAACATTTGACCCCAGATTTTTGTTTCCAGCAACATCTTTAGTAACATTTTCGGGAACATTGACAGATACTACATCAGCACTTGGTCGTATGTCAATGATGTATGTGTTCCAATTTATTTTCTGAAAACTGGAGAAtgcaagagaaaaaaattatataataaatttctAGAAGGCACATCTGTCTACATTATCAAGAACATTGCTTACATAGCTAAATATACATGCAAATGGCTacaaaatagaagaagaaatgAAGATTGGAAAAATGGAATATTCATGCCTTTTCACAAGCCCTCCAGTGACTGATACATGAGAGGAGTTGAAGCCAAAAACAGGTTTCATGAATATAATTGATACAGGTATGTTGTGTTCTTTTGTCCTTGTCTTTATAGTAGATGTTGTTCTCAACTTCACAGCAGGCCTATGACAATCTTGAGTTCATAGCACAACATTGAAATCAggaatcttataatttaaaataaaatacataaattgTGTAACTATAGCCAATATCACTGTCAAGATATGAGTTCTTTACTTTCTTTTGTTTCTCGAAACAAAAGCAGCAATTTTTACCATAAAGGAATGTTACAGGTGAAATCGGAGAAACTGGAGTTCCTTGTCTGCTTATTATGATATCTGGGTTGATGCTCAATGTGACTATGGAATTGCTAGATACATCATCAACCTGAAAGAAATTTAACAGGTACACACTAAGGATTATAACTTAGTACACATTGGCACTAAGAGATTATAAGAATCAGCAAATACGCCATATACAAAAAAGTAAGAACTATGAAAAACTGACCATAAATCCAAATCTTTGATTCCCTATGTTCTTTCCATTTATAGGAAGGAGTGAGCCCTGGCTTATGTTCAAAGACCTTAGAACTTCTGTAGATGAATTCAGGACTGGTTGTGAGAAATACAGATACACTTTAAGGTGATTGAAATTATTTGTTGCCAGTACTGATCTAGTTTGACCATCAAGTTCAAGTAGCTGCTCTGGAATTCGAATCCTTATGTCGACAGATACATCTCTTCTGTCTGCACATAAACCCATCAAAAAAAGGGGAATTTGAATGAGAGACAATACTCTGCTggagaaaatgaaaatgaaccaTACTTTCACATATCATGGACAAGCATACTCACCAAAATGAACAAAGAAAATCgaatttgttgttctaatgaatCTGTTTCCAGCAACATCAGTGCAGAAACTTTTATCCATTGCCAGAACAACTCTTCCAAATTCAATTTGAGATGACAAACTAACATCAAGAGAATATTTCAGGTTTGGTTGCAGAACATTAAGTGAACTTGGTATAACTTTGCCTGCGCCATAAACCAGCAGCTGCAGAAAGCATATGGAATTTACATTCATTTAATCAGCAGACACAATACTAATCATTACAGAACAATAACAAGTAAAAGTATTTATGAACATTATAAATCATAGTTATCTCACTTAGCAGTGAAGCAATTTCTATAATTCAAGTTCAAAAGAATTTTCGAAACCAACAATACAAAGAGTAATGAATCTGGGTTGGCCACCTACTCACGTTGCAGGCATTTGTAGACAAACATGTAAAACCTCCTTCACCAGTACAGGGTTCACTGAATGATATATTTACAGAAAAATTCAATGCATTTGTAAAAGAATTAGAGGTGGTAATAGATGCTGTAGGAGATACTGTATCTGCAAAAACAATAAGATGAAACACACATTGACTTAGCATCTTATGTTTACTCAAACTGTAATGAATGACTGCAAATATAGCAGCTGAAACTTAAGCTcattgtaatatatttattttccccAATTTTAGAGACTAATTGACTTATCCAAACTTCACTTGGGCAAAAGTTCCAATCTTACAATACCATTTAATTTGGGTTGACTAAGTGTGaatataataatattctttTACCTCTTGAGCTAAAGCAGGGCAAAATACAAAGTTGGTAAATTTGGGGAAATGCATGTCTTAGTTTCATTTAGAAAACATAAATGTCTTCACCAAGCTTTGTTTTTTAAAGAAGGATTATTTACCAATTGTCCAGTTATAGCTAGCACAGCCAACTCCCTGAAGCCTATTGGTGCAGACTTCAAATGTATGAGTCCCATCCTGCAACCCCAAATATGAAACTTTTCTAGTTTCACAATTTGAGGCAATTCCACCATCCAGCTGCATGCATGGAAAAAAAGTTAATTGAATAATTAACCATCTGGTGTCTTAGTTTCTAACTAGcacagaaaacaaaagaaaaaatctcaaaagaagaaaatttaaaaaaccaGATGTAATAGACCAATATAGTTACTAAGAATCCACATAGCTATGATTGACACTGGAAACCTAGAAAAGATTATACTTTCACTCATATTTTACTCAGAACAAGATTGAAAAGAAAGCATACCCTGCATGTGTAGGTACAATCTCTACAGATGCTCCCATTTCCAACAAGGAAAACCTCAAATACAAAAGTTGCTGAGTTCAAATGTGAGAATGCATGAGGAGCTTTCAAGAACTTTACAGGGACCTCTGAACCATTGCATCGTTCTTCAAAGCACAGAAGTGAAAAAGCACAGAAAACTAAGACCAAATGAGAGTTTTTGAGCAAACCCattaagccaaaaaaaaaaaaaattaacccaCTAATCGAGTGTGAGACATGCAGAGCCAGACAGCTACTGCCAAAGGTTAAACATTTATGGGTTTTGTGTAAAAACAATGTTGaacagagagagaagaagagatatTAATGAAGTATTAGAGATAGATAGTagaagaaaatattaaatggaTGAGCTTTGGCCGTTTAGTGGTTCATGAAGTTTCAGTAACAGATAGAGATAGTAGTAGTGCGTATAAGACTTGGCTATGATATGTAGAAGAGCTTTCATGGAaagataagagagagagagagagagagagagagagagagagagtgaattTATATTTTAACAAAGACAGATAGAGACAGGAAAGAAGAATCACTGGCGAGAAGAGCAGTACTGTCTTTGCAGTAGGGGCATTGTCACGGTTCAAATTATTGGAAATTTGGCTCCTTTTACTGCTGTGataattattagtttattatggTATTTATATACTATCTTCACGTCAAAATAAACTTACCCCTCTCTCTATATCATAGTAAAGAATGTTACAATATAAGTTTTCTCAGCATCAAAGTCCAAACATAAGTGTATGtaatcaaaaaaatcattaaaaaactAATCTTTCGAACAATAAGAGCTAATAAAAGGTAGGCAATCTTTTAGACTTTTCTTATTAGCTATGTTTGTTATCTGGGCAATGAAATGATTAGATTGACCCACTACTAAGGCCAAATCCATTAtataaataaacccagaaaacgTTTTTGTAAAGGTCCCACCATGAGTCTCTCTATGCCTTCTTATTACCAACTTTTGTTCAGGTTCTGATCTGATCTGATCTGAAGCTCCATTCATGTTCTCTTttcttaattgattttgtcagcaaaaaaaagagtaaaattttaataaataaataaatctcaagGTTCTCCGTGCATGGACAGTTGCTAAGGAGGGTCGAATCGAAGACCATGTTTAGAGCTGTTTGAAATGATTTCATGGAAGGACCCCACTCACTCACTGATGATCTTGGACTCCAGCTAATCCAAGTTTTGCCATTTAAGATGATACACTATATGGATGGTATTTGCTTCTCTGTTCAGGAATGACAACATCAATAATTATGTTCTAATAATTGatccaatattatttttatatcaaaaataaacacatttatcacaaaatattattttttaaattttatctcTCCTCTTCCTAAGATTTGAGAATTTCTTCTATAAAGACAATAACTCTCAAAATTGCCaaaatatacataattatttttttattttatttctttttatgaaAAGTTAAATTGTTTTTCAATATTAGCAACACCTTATTTaatagagcattgctattgtatgaaataatattttataattagttagcccttttaatttgtattaaagtaaaataggtaagacttaatattaaattgtaccaataataatatCACAAGAGTATTAAGGACGATAAGtgtcttttaacatttctctattTAATGAtacctctattttttttttggaaaaatgatttaaaattttaaattgattatttggcataGACACTCTTTGAACAATTCATTGAAGAtgctattatttttaaattaatattttgaagttgaaatttttatttctcaaaGAGCTTATTTGATAGCTCATAAAGTTCTTAGGTGATGATGCACGAAGTCCACCTAAAGCAATCGCCTCACTTAAAATTAAGATCTTATGTAGtctgaataaaaaaaattggttctTATACAAATACTAATCTTGccaaatattattaaataaaattatttgatgCAATGGTAAAGATGTTTTTAAGAATTTAAGGAGGTCACacctaaattttattttcaacttgGATCTAACACCTACATTAAAATAAGTTTGGGACTAATTTATGAAGAAAAATATGTTAGAGACTAAAAAATGACAGTATTGGGTGTTGGATACCAATAATGTTCTTTAGCATAAGAAGGTTgtgttattattaattacaaaaaCAAAAGCTTTATAGGagaccaaaacgagaaaaagaatttcaaaatcttATTAACAAATGCTTTttatttccaaaatatattCTATACATAACATATCTTAGTAGTgcaataattgaaaaatcatTTCCAATTTTGTGTTCTTTatgtaagaatattttttatttaaggaaatctATTTctatataaagaaataaatttctatttaaggaaataaataaataattgattttctgataaatgaatattttatattcattgaatctggacaaaatcaattacgtaatattctatatatggtcagatttctatattcattacctgatttgatttcttgaattaattgtcataatattctgacaattaatgtggcatagatactgatggagtatcccacctataaatatagggtctcggtccccgagctcctcactcattctgttcataacagcaaattccatctaaagagagttgagagagcgaggaagcccgattacccatggtagtcaatttcctttgcagatcaaagcttatgtgggtttgaagctcaagattcaatggctggaggtatttcgatccttaagttatatagtgtatatatttgtttaattcCGCATGTTATATACactacatatattttatattatacatataaatttctatcagttggtatcagagcggtttttatctctgccttgattttagtttgagttttatatatatatatatactcgtatatacagtgtttatatatatatatttaattcagtgttgatatatatatttattttcgttggggtatatatttatatattcatattcattcaatcccaattataaatatacatatatattttcatacatatatacttgtttattcattcagttcatatatatatattcatatacatatatatatatattttcttcatttcattacgtatatatgttgtatatatatatattatttatatatctaaatgctatatacaaatatatacatatatacatttcatgtttatatatatacatacagtattttttatttttctgtatatatatgtatatatttatatatatatattgtatatgtattaatacattcatatattaatatagattgttctaagcatgaaaatccactttgaaaaaacaaagaaatctcaaaattatttttcagaaaattttggtgatttttaaagtctttgttttatgtattttcgatgcataaaatctatatgaatgtcttaattttgcatttagattcatttggaattgatttcatgatttttggaagtttaaggaaattttattatgtcgtttatggcagtgtatttttcaaaaaaaaaaaaaaaagggaaaaaaaaaatttcgatttttttttttatatattttttatttatttggaaatataaattattctcctattgttaatttagtcaataaattgcattcattaatttccattttcatggctaagaatatatttatttttatttttcagaaaattttggtgatttttaaagtctttgttttatgtattttcgatgcataaaatctatatgaatgtcttaatttttgcatttagattcatttggaattgatttcatgatttttggaagtttaaggaaattttatcatgtcgtttatggcagtgtatttttcaaaaaaaaaaaaaaaaagggaaaaaatttcgatttttttttatatattttttatttatttggaaatataaattattctcctattgttaatttagtcaataaattacattcattaatttccatttttaatttaatacatatatttagaattaatatgttatttagtataaactgaaaatggaaatttgttttaatatggtaattaattacatgatttatttaggcatgtaataattgtgcaatttgtataattgtgcatttaattatttattaccaaatttatgtaatttattgtttaaattaataaaatttgaaaaatctgccattaagtatagtctttaattttgcatttaattcattccatataattaattgtactaatttgtataattaccttatttatacaaattaattattagtataaatatttaagatattatatggtcataaatgcataattaattatatattatggaattaagcatttaatttattatcatacaataattgtattaatttgtatttatttggcaaatttatgtttaatgcaattaatttagatttgtatgatttaaatgctatacataaattccttttatagtgctagatatatttagaaatattcaaacattaagataggttgaatattttatatagcacattaagtttcataaaacttcataaaatattcataaaacttcctaaaatgaataaaatatgaataaaatgtaagtaattttgtggtttgacataagaaaacatgaatttgggacaaatgctcatatctagaacggtttttaatgatcttcggacgaccacactaggagcattaatctcagtgattgtctactatgttaataacgaaattacttttaggtagagcccaatacctaatgtcaaagtgaaaatataattttatataattagggagtagccacagcatccttatttgtataaaattatatattaattaaaattcaccttaatggacataacttgtaattaattatataggtataataattttaccccacagggattttattatatttgtataattaattaggataatatgttaaattaaattctcttaatttaccccacaggagttatggggatttaatttaatagtgttatcacaaatttaattaaagatagataataaaccttcattttccaaaactaattgtttaattaaatctatcataaagttcatgtaattttattaaatttaaaatttagcccacaggcaattttggatttagtaaaattttaatcttcagtttatactttggtgtctagtgaaccacataattttaaataattagggagtagccacagcatccttaattatataaaattatatacattaagtggattaagatcacataatggacatgaattatgtgaacataataatcttaccctacagggattttattatatttacataattaatatattaaattaaattctcttaatttatcccacagggaattatgtagatttaatttaataattttataataaagtataaaattttgaaacatttataaataattaagtgtttcatacatttcattgagatagaaatattaaactttaagtttttcataaattgtgtaaatctatcataatctacatctaaatctaatcttattaaattaaaaatttagcccacaggcaatttttgtttaataagatttcatatttaagcatgtttattcattggtaaaaacatgattcatttaaacctcaaaactatatatgtaattttattacatcactattcataaatttcttccatactagtagaaaatttcttccataacagtagaaattttcaaaatttattctgataatttcatctagcatatacagtttttactgtataattaagaaaaataaatcacactttattatcaccaataaattttaatttattgtgtatgaatttattctaatatagttaatgtgattattaacacatagtggattattttagattgttattccacattcataatttcttgcaaggtttacaaataaatctaagaaagtcagtaactgtgagcaaatcttatccacagataAGATaacttctcacatttagaagtttaaggaacaagcaatatagtagtgactttgttttaaaattagcaaagatctttatgttccaagattctattgaaacttgatttagacacatttagaggtctttactacaaatgatgtcactcataaagatatgcaaattcaatctgacaataagaaatgtgtttacattctcacttgttttttcaccaataatattcattaggcaacattgagaaacataaagatttaaaagaatattcattgctaagaagttcattttgaactaagaatcaataacaaatgagatttacattctcacttgtttttataaaagattctattatagaccttggcatttgttgcttgtttcaattcattaatcaattccaaacagtgaactagagaaGAAGGTATACAgctgccataaagatttttctctaatagtggtgaacatatgcaagcttaagatgtctacctatagattaaaacaaacatctcacaaattggtattatatcatcttttcctttaggtttgaaaagagaattatggaaataattatataccagaaggttagtgggagtaatatttgttttatacgtagacaatatgttacttgcaaatgatgataaaagttttctatataagttgaaataattcatatctcaaattattattttgagataaggaatataaataatatatatatatttaattaattagagagtagccacagcatctctgattaaataaaattatgtattattcatctgatataacttttatctttaagtgtgataaattcaactcgaaccaaAGATTCgaaaaatgatctggagtgagaataaattaagaacattcatttgcttctattttagaagcctaatgtatgcctaagagtctgaataagactttgcattacatttatttcaggatcgttaagtagtatcagaataactaaagttaagaccactttatttttcatacaaagtgatgaggtatctttaagatactaaaaattatattcatacatattttaagatgaattgaccatctggaaatatagttaaccaattagattctaacgtacttcactggttgtattgattcacgtaaatcaatattttattacgaccttaagattaccagtaagttatattgtagagaatcttgattgctatttccactatagaagtcagattcatttattgttttgaggatacatctcgtatgatgtattatagagtttcatagtaggcacAGAGTtcgaattacagtttcattaggccattaagaaaattttgcgataaattcagctacaatatttatggctaataactctaagagtactggtcgaagctagcatatcgacattaagtatttagccataaaaaggcgtgataagtggtcattaatcacgcaaactgaattgggtcatcgcatagatccttgactaaaggcatgccgcaacacaaattcaaggatcataaagtaaagatgggattcagttaacccatgtgcagtttttttatttgtacaaccaaaaattatttaatgaaactctaatttcgatattttctcatatttatgtgcaccttaatttcatctgagaaaattatcgtaagaggacctgaataaacataagggttagggtttattcacttaagtacattgccacataaagtacattgttatataataaatatatcgtaatacacggaagataatactcgacttataatgaggacatgtcgctatgattcgtatgtttattatataatgaggaacgtttgggtttgaatgttttagtctaaatgctgaccaagtgggagaatgtaagaatattttttatttaaggaaatctATTTctatataaagaaataaatttctatttaaggaaataaataaataattgattttctgataaatgaatattttatattcattgaatctggacaaaatcaattacgtaatattctatatatggtcagatttctatattcattacctgatttgatttcttgaattaattgtcataatattctgacaattaatgtggcatagatactgatggagtatcccacctataaatatagggtctcggtccccgagctcctcactcattctgttcataacagcaaattccatctaaagagagttgagagagcgaggaagcccgattacccatggtagtcaatttcctttgcagatcaaagcttatgtgggtttgaagctcaagattcaatggctggaggtatttcgatccttaagttatatagtgtatatatttgtttaattcCGCATGTTATATACactacatatattttatattatacatataaatttctATCACTTTAAACATTGCTTAAAGTCATATGCCTTTATGGGACCATTAATTAGTATCATCATTCATTGACAATCCAAACAAATAGAGACAGACAAGCTTTTCAGGTCTTACTATTGGTAGTTTTGGCCCCACAAAGGTGTAAAACCTTTGTGGCTTACTTGGTGATAAATGGTCTTGGAAACTCAACCTCAAAAACATTATCTCTCAAAGAGGTTTTTTGGCCAAAGAAGAAAATAATAGCAAATTATCTATAAAGAAATGCACACCaacataatttttatatatctatatcgaTTTGTATGCATATATTCAGAATAGTGAGAGGTGGTGAGGCCAAAAAATCCAAGACTATGGACTTGTAATTGGTTAGTGGAAATTAAATCATCCAATCTAATAATAACCGATcgatccaattacaaccgaccgCCAAACATCAGATATCTaattgtgatcggatcggatttgatgttatttttaatatccaattggatcggatcggatgttggATAGGGTGTCCAAAAATCTAATACATTCAACATCTAATcgaattaattagtattttcatttagattggatgagtaattagattttatatggttatacgtaaaatatatatatataaaaattaacattaaaattttactttttttttattggatggatccaatccaatccaatagaTACTAGACCTAAAATATTAGATAGATCCAATtcgatccaaaaaatactaagtctaaaatattgaataaacctaaattaaactaataaatatatataaaatacatccAATAGATAGAACTGATCTAATCCAATATTCAATAGATGTTGAATTGATTGGATGactgaaattaattggatcggatcggatagtaaaatctaacatccaatatataattagattggatctgAATAGGCCTAAAAATATTGGATGTAATCTAATGAATATCCTTGGAATAGTAATACATTCAGTGCCAAAAACAAAGAGGGCCAACCTATAAAGAGAATTTTAAATTAGGTCCATTGTCAGGGTTCCAATGTCATTTTCAATCTTTCGTAAGCCATTATACTAATGCCAAGGGTGGTTATTTGTTCTGAACCTACATAACCTCAAGCCAAAATCACCTAAGA
Encoded here:
- the LOC115709712 gene encoding uncharacterized protein LOC115709712 isoform X2; amino-acid sequence: MDKSFCTDVAGNRFIRTTNSIFFVHFDRRDVSVDIRIRIPEQLLELDGQTRSVLATNNFNHLKVYLYFSQPVLNSSTEVLRSLNISQGSLLPINGKNIGNQRFGFMVDDVSSNSIVTLSINPDIIISRQGTPVSPISPVTFLYDCHRPAVKLRTTSTIKTRTKEHNIPVSIIFMKPVFGFNSSHVSVTGGLVKSFQKINWNTYIIDIRPSADVVSVNVPENVTKDVAGNKNLGSNVLEVKHYSVPLGSSVISALVTASFLATSVVAGILTFSTASLQKFWTFKGPSSLTTYPARNLFRIACHIQVFALSRWLAVMLPVEYYEFTRGLQWSIPYFDLPWENEHSSPVMVGSSPFTGSDSLISKIYDSESFQSLQLEKDNSNMTTQVYGLPLGPMDYRFFFENPNMKPEAENLLEPQDSNEWKNFYRSMFWLALIGGGLVFLHVLLIFILKIRKRSTENQKGYGALTFLRFEIFLIILALPCLSEVSAALVKGMDLSGVIVGILLLSVVSFLLLSLLVFLSFGITFGKLLQYKEVHREGQTFHWYQELIRVTLGPGKRGQWTWKRQSNSLYMIILGPLFEDLRGPPKYMLSQISGGTPLPHKHDDSIIASDDETEDAEAPFIQKLFGILRIYYTLLESMKRVSLAIMAGIYMETWSSRTPSLTLLCITSFQLFFIVLKKPFIKKKVQLVEIISVACEVGLFATCLFLFGNELSSSHETQVGIFMVILFLVGYISQIISEWYALYRQTMILDPAETSFITGLKIASIGCILPFSPQKLIKKLENKFSQPRRGESDFTTPSLGEFKSSSRSSGSTEKPWMKQLREMAKASFSKDGTGSDPSTSRTRWSEIWGTKRSGSPNVSSSSDYKSKPKSLYKDLDAIFSSK
- the LOC115709712 gene encoding uncharacterized protein LOC115709712 isoform X1, translated to MGLLKNSHLVLVFCAFSLLCFEERCNGSEVPVKFLKAPHAFSHLNSATFVFEVFLVGNGSICRDCTYTCRLDGGIASNCETRKVSYLGLQDGTHTFEVCTNRLQGVGCASYNWTIDTVSPTASITTSNSFTNALNFSVNISFSEPCTGEGGFTCLSTNACNLLVYGAGKVIPSSLNVLQPNLKYSLDVSLSSQIEFGRVVLAMDKSFCTDVAGNRFIRTTNSIFFVHFDRRDVSVDIRIRIPEQLLELDGQTRSVLATNNFNHLKVYLYFSQPVLNSSTEVLRSLNISQGSLLPINGKNIGNQRFGFMVDDVSSNSIVTLSINPDIIISRQGTPVSPISPVTFLYDCHRPAVKLRTTSTIKTRTKEHNIPVSIIFMKPVFGFNSSHVSVTGGLVKSFQKINWNTYIIDIRPSADVVSVNVPENVTKDVAGNKNLGSNVLEVKHYSVPLGSSVISALVTASFLATSVVAGILTFSTASLQKFWTFKGPSSLTTYPARNLFRIACHIQVFALSRWLAVMLPVEYYEFTRGLQWSIPYFDLPWENEHSSPVMVGSSPFTGSDSLISKIYDSESFQSLQLEKDNSNMTTQVYGLPLGPMDYRFFFENPNMKPEAENLLEPQDSNEWKNFYRSMFWLALIGGGLVFLHVLLIFILKIRKRSTENQKGYGALTFLRFEIFLIILALPCLSEVSAALVKGMDLSGVIVGILLLSVVSFLLLSLLVFLSFGITFGKLLQYKEVHREGQTFHWYQELIRVTLGPGKRGQWTWKRQSNSLYMIILGPLFEDLRGPPKYMLSQISGGTPLPHKHDDSIIASDDETEDAEAPFIQKLFGILRIYYTLLESMKRVSLAIMAGIYMETWSSRTPSLTLLCITSFQLFFIVLKKPFIKKKVQLVEIISVACEVGLFATCLFLFGNELSSSHETQVGIFMVILFLVGYISQIISEWYALYRQTMILDPAETSFITGLKIASIGCILPFSPQKLIKKLENKFSQPRRGESDFTTPSLGEFKSSSRSSGSTEKPWMKQLREMAKASFSKDGTGSDPSTSRTRWSEIWGTKRSGSPNVSSSSDYKSKPKSLYKDLDAIFSSK